A window of Castanea sativa cultivar Marrone di Chiusa Pesio chromosome 1, ASM4071231v1 contains these coding sequences:
- the LOC142608158 gene encoding putative lipid-binding protein AIR1, with product MASKKLSAAILVVSLLFYSTLSSACNTCNPMPTPTSSPTIAPSAGESCPKDTLKLGVCVDLLGLINLLLGTPPTSNCCALLTGLTDLEAALCLCTAIKANVLGINLNVPVSLSLLLSACQKTVPAGFQCQ from the coding sequence ATGGCTTCCAAAAAGCTCTCAGCAGCCATTCTagtagtctctctccttttctacTCAACACTCTCTAGTGCTTGTAATACTTGCAACCCCATGCCCACTCCTACTTCTTCTCCCACAATAGCTCCTTCTGCAGGCGAATCTTGTCCAAAAGACACATTGAAGCTTGGAGTTTGTGTGGACCTTCTTGGACTCATTAACCTTCTGTTGGGAACCCCTCCTACCAGCAACTGCTGTGCATTGCTTACAGGCTTGACTGACCTTGAAGCTGCACTATGTCTTTGCACTGCCATTAAGGCCAATGTGCTTGGGATTAACTTGAATGTGCCTGTTTCACTTAGTTTGCTTCTTAGTGCTTGCCAAAAGACAGTTCCTGCTGGCTTCCAATGTCAATAG